The Fictibacillus arsenicus genome contains a region encoding:
- the sigX gene encoding RNA polymerase sigma factor SigX: MKETFDRLYDEYHHALFQFLFYMVRNRESAEDLVQEVYIRVLNAYESFEGKSSEKTWLYSIARHVAIDWLRKQSRRNKRFLIFDINESESVLRDQDPLPEELISKKESFKDLYKMLKRCSLDQQQVLVLRYIQSLSISETAQILSWTESKVKTTQHRAIKELRKWLDQQPGLEEELKDGTN, from the coding sequence GTGAAGGAAACGTTCGACCGGTTATACGATGAATATCACCACGCGTTGTTTCAATTTCTATTTTACATGGTCCGAAACCGGGAATCGGCGGAGGATCTCGTTCAGGAAGTTTATATCCGGGTATTAAACGCGTATGAAAGTTTTGAGGGCAAAAGTTCAGAAAAAACATGGTTGTATTCGATCGCCAGGCATGTGGCCATTGACTGGCTAAGAAAACAATCACGGCGCAACAAACGATTTTTGATCTTTGACATTAATGAAAGTGAAAGTGTGCTAAGAGATCAGGACCCCCTTCCAGAAGAGTTAATATCAAAGAAAGAGTCTTTTAAAGATTTATATAAAATGTTAAAACGCTGCTCTTTGGATCAGCAGCAGGTACTCGTGCTTCGGTACATTCAGTCATTATCTATCTCAGAAACTGCGCAAATTTTAAGTTGGACAGAAAGCAAAGTGAAAACCACCCAGCACCGGGCCATAAAAGAATTGCGCAAATGGCTGGATCAGCAACCGGGCCTGGAGGAGGAATTGAAAGATGGAACCAATTAA
- a CDS encoding transglycosylase domain-containing protein, which translates to MAKRTELRQQKKRSRWIRRTAIITLIFFLSSVTFGGAMIFAYVNGTPKLTEEALNDPQSSMIYDMNDEFVTYVTSNERREYAKIGDIPELVQQAFISTEDTRFKEHMGVDVKRIFGAALANVQDGFGAEGASTITQQVVKNSVLSPDKTIKRKVQEAYLAIQLEQKYSKDEILEMYLNKIYFGSGAYGVATASKTYFNKPLKDLTPAEAALLAGLPQRPSGYDPFLHPKAAEERRNTVLELMYKNGAITKEQKEKAVKTSVTDTLVKEKAKRLKYESFIQQVIKKLKEKGISERAIYEGGLKIYTTLDPKAQAHTEKVLSTDEYVKYPSEKFKAGVALLDTKTGVIRALGGNRTSGDEDIAKGFNYATDTQRQPGSTIKPILDYGPAIEKLKWSTYKQIKDEELKIGDWEAGNWDDEFHGDVSMREALVMSYNIPAIKTFMEVGSEDAVKFANNLGIPIKTAHPAYAIGGFKHGSSPLELAGAYTAFGNKGVYHKPTTLRKVKFSDGYEKKFESKPVAAMHDYTAYMVTDMLKDVVKRGTGTLAAIPGLEVAGKTGTTNMPEGLDIEKGSSDSWFAGYTTNYTAAVWTGYDKTNAEQYLTPEDQKIAKYIFKSIVSEVSKDKKTAGFEKPKSVEEIYINKDTGYITKDKMVPTQLESSL; encoded by the coding sequence GTGGCTAAAAGAACAGAGCTCCGTCAGCAAAAGAAACGGTCACGCTGGATCCGGCGAACTGCTATTATTACTCTCATATTTTTCTTATCCAGTGTGACATTCGGAGGCGCAATGATATTTGCCTATGTAAATGGAACTCCGAAATTAACGGAAGAAGCCTTGAATGATCCGCAATCTTCTATGATCTATGATATGAACGATGAGTTTGTCACTTATGTTACAAGCAATGAACGCAGAGAATACGCTAAAATTGGCGACATTCCTGAACTTGTGCAGCAAGCGTTTATTTCAACAGAAGATACCCGCTTCAAAGAACACATGGGTGTTGATGTTAAACGTATATTTGGAGCGGCATTAGCAAACGTACAAGATGGTTTTGGTGCTGAAGGTGCGAGTACCATTACTCAGCAAGTTGTGAAAAACAGTGTACTGTCACCTGATAAAACGATTAAGCGGAAAGTACAGGAAGCCTATCTTGCTATTCAGTTAGAACAAAAATACTCCAAAGATGAAATTTTAGAGATGTACTTGAATAAAATCTATTTTGGCAGCGGCGCTTACGGGGTTGCAACTGCATCCAAGACGTACTTCAACAAACCGCTAAAAGATTTAACACCAGCTGAAGCTGCTTTATTAGCTGGCCTTCCGCAAAGACCGAGCGGATATGACCCTTTTCTTCATCCAAAAGCGGCTGAGGAGAGACGCAATACAGTTTTAGAGTTAATGTACAAAAATGGTGCCATTACAAAAGAACAGAAGGAAAAAGCAGTAAAAACTTCCGTTACTGATACACTGGTTAAAGAAAAAGCCAAACGATTAAAATATGAATCTTTTATTCAGCAAGTAATCAAAAAATTAAAAGAGAAAGGCATCTCAGAACGTGCTATTTATGAAGGCGGTTTAAAAATCTACACAACTCTTGATCCTAAAGCACAGGCACATACTGAAAAAGTTCTGTCTACAGATGAGTATGTAAAGTATCCTAGTGAAAAGTTTAAAGCGGGTGTAGCGCTGCTCGATACGAAGACAGGAGTCATTCGTGCTTTAGGCGGAAACAGAACGAGCGGTGATGAAGATATCGCAAAAGGATTTAACTATGCCACTGACACACAAAGACAGCCAGGTTCAACGATCAAACCCATTCTTGATTACGGTCCTGCCATTGAAAAGTTAAAGTGGTCAACATATAAACAAATAAAAGATGAAGAATTAAAAATCGGTGATTGGGAAGCAGGCAACTGGGATGATGAATTCCATGGAGACGTTTCTATGCGGGAAGCACTCGTTATGTCTTACAATATTCCTGCGATAAAAACATTTATGGAAGTTGGATCAGAAGATGCCGTTAAGTTTGCCAATAACCTCGGCATCCCGATTAAGACTGCTCATCCCGCTTATGCAATCGGCGGATTTAAGCATGGTTCTTCACCACTAGAACTTGCCGGAGCATACACAGCCTTTGGAAATAAAGGTGTGTATCATAAACCTACAACTTTGCGTAAAGTTAAGTTTTCTGATGGCTATGAGAAGAAGTTTGAATCAAAACCGGTAGCAGCGATGCATGACTACACCGCATATATGGTGACAGATATGCTGAAAGATGTTGTGAAACGAGGAACTGGAACATTAGCTGCTATTCCTGGATTAGAAGTGGCCGGCAAAACTGGTACAACGAACATGCCTGAAGGATTGGATATTGAAAAAGGGTCCAGCGATTCATGGTTTGCAGGATATACAACCAATTACACAGCAGCTGTATGGACGGGGTATGACAAGACGAACGCCGAACAATATTTAACCCCTGAGGACCAAAAAATTGCTAAATATATCTTTAAATCAATTGTTTCTGAGGTTTCGAAAGATAAGAAAACAGCCGGTTTTGAAAAGCCAAAATCCGTAGAAGAAATCTATATTAATAAAGATACTGGCTATATCACAAAAGATAAGATGGTTCCAACACAGTTAGAGAGCTCATTGTAA
- a CDS encoding GNAT family N-acetyltransferase, which yields MLVIKRFSELSFNEAISLWNECWKHYFSDMTMDLNRFLQKITGEGISLENSVAAVYEGKLAGFVLNSFRTINGKQYVWNGGTAIAPDFRGMGIGKKLISVCLEIYEEQNVDIARLEAIKENETAIKLYEKMGYQTFEELSFMQHEGEISVFKGLGSNVTVKNADMQEIKSLSFFEPLTAWQTQFPSLKDFSCAIAMDGENTIGYAVYKKGFKETGELAGIVLYQCGVNPEYHLEEEATANLINFAFAQEEGAVRRLTMNVPKKDDALNRLLNEAGFTKFVEQVHMERPIKKEMESQAAKTFSEID from the coding sequence GTGCTAGTCATTAAACGTTTTAGTGAGTTATCTTTTAATGAAGCTATATCTTTATGGAATGAATGTTGGAAACACTACTTCTCTGATATGACGATGGATCTTAACCGTTTCTTGCAAAAAATTACAGGAGAGGGAATCTCTTTAGAAAATTCGGTTGCAGCTGTTTACGAAGGGAAACTCGCGGGATTTGTACTGAACAGTTTTAGAACGATTAACGGCAAACAATATGTATGGAACGGCGGTACTGCGATCGCACCTGATTTTAGAGGAATGGGAATCGGGAAAAAATTAATCTCCGTCTGCCTGGAGATCTACGAAGAGCAGAATGTAGATATTGCACGTCTAGAAGCAATTAAAGAGAATGAAACAGCAATAAAGTTATATGAAAAGATGGGCTATCAAACATTTGAAGAACTTTCTTTTATGCAGCATGAAGGAGAGATTTCTGTATTTAAAGGACTAGGTTCAAATGTCACTGTGAAAAATGCGGATATGCAGGAGATCAAATCATTGTCATTTTTTGAGCCTCTTACTGCATGGCAAACACAATTCCCAAGTTTAAAAGATTTTTCATGTGCAATCGCTATGGATGGTGAAAACACTATCGGATATGCAGTATATAAAAAGGGCTTTAAAGAAACAGGAGAGCTGGCAGGCATTGTACTGTATCAGTGCGGGGTTAACCCTGAATATCATCTAGAGGAAGAAGCAACAGCGAATTTGATCAATTTTGCCTTTGCTCAAGAAGAAGGGGCTGTAAGAAGATTAACGATGAATGTCCCTAAAAAGGATGATGCTTTAAACCGGTTATTGAATGAGGCTGGTTTTACTAAGTTCGTGGAACAAGTCCATATGGAGCGTCCGATTAAAAAAGAGATGGAATCCCAAGCAGCTAAAACTTTTTCCGAAATAGACTGA
- a CDS encoding DinB family protein: MSEVLTKYKDFTNWLQHLKQIPEEYWLVPIKDGKWSVGEIVAHIKAWDVFVWDERVAYFVSGSEIPAKKVDVEEINSHAANEAKSGISKNQLLDEVIECRQVVAKKLGEVPSSVWQEKIEMGSKMITLCEYISGLVEHDEHHRTQIEEFLAAKGGWNIKAGSVDR; the protein is encoded by the coding sequence ATGAGTGAAGTGCTGACAAAGTACAAGGATTTTACGAATTGGCTTCAGCATCTTAAACAAATACCAGAGGAATATTGGCTGGTACCTATTAAAGATGGGAAATGGTCAGTTGGAGAAATTGTTGCTCATATTAAGGCATGGGATGTTTTTGTATGGGATGAGAGAGTTGCCTATTTTGTAAGTGGATCTGAAATTCCGGCAAAAAAAGTAGACGTTGAAGAAATCAATAGCCATGCAGCAAATGAAGCAAAATCAGGTATCTCTAAAAACCAGCTCCTAGATGAAGTGATTGAATGCCGCCAAGTAGTCGCAAAAAAGTTAGGAGAAGTCCCAAGTTCTGTTTGGCAGGAAAAAATTGAAATGGGTTCAAAAATGATTACATTATGTGAATATATTAGCGGGCTAGTAGAACACGACGAACATCATAGAACTCAAATTGAAGAATTTCTTGCCGCAAAAGGGGGTTGGAATATTAAAGCAGGAAGTGTAGACCGATAG
- a CDS encoding MerR family transcriptional regulator has translation MNDKVYRVSEFSKMTGLSKETLRYYAEVKLLEPAYIDPKNNYRYYDNGSYLIAMILVSLRKFNFTIQEMITVIEDESFENLENILNQKKRGIQKKIEELHGTIDEIDQFLKWGNEEDERC, from the coding sequence GTGAATGATAAAGTGTACAGAGTTAGTGAGTTTTCAAAAATGACAGGATTAAGCAAGGAGACATTGAGGTATTATGCAGAGGTGAAACTGCTTGAACCAGCTTACATTGATCCAAAGAATAATTATCGGTATTACGATAATGGATCTTATTTAATTGCAATGATCCTGGTGAGTTTGCGAAAATTCAACTTTACGATTCAAGAGATGATCACGGTTATTGAAGATGAATCTTTCGAGAATCTGGAGAACATTCTTAATCAAAAAAAGCGGGGCATTCAGAAAAAGATAGAGGAATTGCACGGCACAATAGATGAAATCGATCAGTTCTTAAAATGGGGAAATGAGGAGGATGAAAGATGTTAA
- a CDS encoding SRPBCC family protein, which yields MLTWNEEKVISVNIEKVWELFSEENLQRIMPNVVEHTPIEKKEGIVGSKHRQSYKEGRRVETYIVETLGYENTESKKHLRIGFTLGKAFEIEAAFNLIKLDETSTRFIYTGHNKGINFLGKVMLKISGDKNNNIVVQDFMDKVEEEAMKESTSV from the coding sequence ATGTTAACATGGAATGAAGAGAAGGTAATCTCGGTAAATATTGAAAAGGTGTGGGAACTCTTTTCTGAAGAAAATCTGCAGCGCATCATGCCAAACGTTGTAGAACATACACCAATTGAAAAGAAAGAAGGCATAGTGGGCTCCAAGCATCGTCAATCTTACAAAGAAGGACGAAGAGTAGAAACATACATTGTTGAGACTCTCGGGTATGAGAATACTGAATCAAAAAAACACTTGCGAATAGGTTTTACATTAGGAAAAGCCTTCGAAATTGAAGCAGCCTTTAATTTAATAAAATTAGATGAAACAAGCACACGCTTTATTTATACGGGACATAATAAAGGCATCAACTTTTTAGGCAAAGTCATGCTTAAGATTTCTGGTGATAAAAATAACAACATAGTCGTTCAAGATTTTATGGATAAGGTAGAAGAGGAAGCGATGAAAGAATCCACTTCCGTCTAA
- a CDS encoding pyridoxamine 5'-phosphate oxidase family protein → MDKEQLKQEILNVLEKRQTGVLASVKQNKPHSRYMTFYHDELTFYTPTSIETHKAEEIQENPNVHLLVGYDGDGYGDPYLEVEGTATIQDDQGLKEKFWSEQMSHYFDGPNDPNYILLKIKPSLIRLMNSEENSPLTLEL, encoded by the coding sequence ATGGATAAAGAGCAGCTAAAACAAGAAATATTGAACGTATTAGAAAAAAGACAAACAGGAGTGCTAGCAAGTGTGAAACAAAACAAGCCGCATTCCAGGTATATGACCTTTTATCATGATGAACTTACCTTCTATACACCAACTAGTATCGAAACTCATAAAGCTGAAGAGATACAGGAAAATCCTAATGTGCATCTTTTAGTTGGTTATGACGGCGACGGATATGGCGACCCTTATTTAGAAGTAGAAGGTACGGCAACAATTCAAGATGATCAGGGACTGAAGGAGAAGTTTTGGTCTGAACAGATGTCACATTATTTTGATGGACCAAATGACCCTAATTATATACTGCTGAAAATAAAGCCAAGTTTAATCAGATTAATGAACAGTGAAGAAAATTCACCGCTAACATTAGAGTTATAA
- a CDS encoding DUF962 domain-containing protein yields MEFKDYEEFWPFYLSQHSKPSTRAWHFVGTSFVFIFIILAIWKSLWFLLLAPIVAYGIAWFSHFFVEGNKPATFGHPFWSLRADFRMYRMILFGQLGNELSKLPKEKSM; encoded by the coding sequence ATGGAGTTTAAGGATTACGAAGAATTTTGGCCGTTCTATCTTTCGCAGCATAGCAAACCATCTACTAGAGCGTGGCATTTCGTTGGTACTTCATTTGTCTTTATCTTTATTATTCTTGCGATTTGGAAAAGCCTTTGGTTTCTTTTATTAGCTCCTATCGTAGCTTACGGCATTGCTTGGTTCAGCCACTTTTTCGTTGAGGGAAATAAACCAGCTACTTTTGGACATCCATTCTGGTCTTTAAGAGCAGATTTTCGTATGTACCGGATGATTTTGTTTGGGCAGCTAGGGAATGAATTGAGTAAACTTCCGAAAGAGAAAAGTATGTAA
- a CDS encoding ABC transporter permease has product MIKAIWKDPFFLAGILFIFALISFSFYHHFVMNNEIYENQIIYEGITPVDKAPFEPSSDYWFGSDRMGADLFYQIISGAKYTLGIAFVASLLRILLSFFGGVILLSAGRILPIFKGLGQSFYYIPSALLIFFIMAPIIAIEQITFWEKAFFQILLIVLIAIPNTAILIKEEINLIQQNEFITSAKLMGGSRFRILFKHVMPHLWPRLVLMYVQQVIAVLLLLAHLGILGVFFGGTIYREYGMEFTIPVSVSNEWSGLLGGYYYQLRLAPWLVFFPVLSFAAVIMAFNFMAEGIKRAGDQLPGRKIVKKREKGIENSVSKEESFVFLTERKIG; this is encoded by the coding sequence ATGATAAAAGCGATTTGGAAAGACCCTTTTTTTCTAGCTGGTATTTTATTTATTTTTGCTTTGATTAGCTTTAGTTTTTACCATCATTTTGTCATGAATAATGAAATCTATGAAAATCAGATTATCTATGAAGGAATTACACCTGTTGATAAAGCACCTTTTGAGCCGTCAAGTGATTATTGGTTCGGCAGCGACCGTATGGGAGCGGATTTATTTTATCAAATTATCTCAGGTGCAAAGTACACATTGGGAATTGCGTTTGTTGCCAGTTTGCTAAGAATATTATTATCTTTTTTTGGCGGCGTTATATTATTAAGCGCAGGAAGAATCTTGCCCATTTTTAAAGGATTAGGTCAATCCTTCTATTATATCCCGTCTGCTCTATTAATCTTCTTTATTATGGCACCTATTATTGCTATTGAACAAATAACCTTCTGGGAAAAAGCCTTTTTTCAGATCTTACTGATCGTATTAATTGCCATTCCAAATACGGCGATTCTAATAAAAGAAGAAATTAACTTAATCCAGCAAAACGAATTTATCACGAGTGCCAAGTTAATGGGAGGAAGCAGGTTTCGTATTCTGTTTAAACATGTCATGCCTCATCTATGGCCAAGACTCGTGCTTATGTATGTTCAGCAGGTTATAGCTGTTTTATTGTTACTTGCACATCTAGGTATATTAGGTGTTTTCTTTGGAGGAACAATCTATCGTGAATATGGAATGGAATTTACGATACCCGTATCTGTATCAAACGAATGGTCAGGGTTGTTAGGGGGTTATTATTATCAATTAAGACTTGCCCCATGGCTTGTATTCTTTCCGGTTTTAAGCTTTGCCGCGGTCATCATGGCGTTTAACTTTATGGCTGAGGGAATAAAACGAGCAGGTGATCAATTGCCAGGCAGGAAAATAGTGAAGAAGAGAGAAAAAGGTATAGAGAATTCTGTATCAAAAGAAGAATCCTTTGTTTTTTTAACAGAGCGGAAAATAGGATAA
- a CDS encoding ABC transporter permease subunit, whose amino-acid sequence MPYIIKDSLLSFVLSVIGIILLGSVPFMFIGMSFDTGSYLDGIGELFKTMMKPSEIMYFTGSGMYPLFPEIWGIIGYSLTILFSSFFIAIILALMFALGIFTLPTRLKDKIRVFSFMFESIPDVLIAIGMQFFIIWFFKKTNILLFQIVSLYDQKTYFVPIFCLTVLPTLLILRILLLNMEEEFKKQYIDTAKSKGIGRFRILWRHVLPNTLLSVFHQSRNILWFMLSNLLMVEYLFNIYGVTTLVREMGNPAIFTISMLLLFLPMFLFFTALRIFTYKWVGEK is encoded by the coding sequence ATGCCATACATTATAAAAGACAGTTTGCTCTCTTTCGTATTATCTGTCATCGGCATTATTCTCTTAGGCTCAGTACCGTTTATGTTTATAGGGATGTCGTTTGATACAGGCAGCTATTTAGATGGAATAGGGGAACTATTTAAAACGATGATGAAGCCTTCTGAAATCATGTATTTTACCGGAAGCGGTATGTACCCGCTTTTTCCAGAAATATGGGGTATTATCGGATATTCTTTAACAATTTTATTTTCATCGTTTTTTATCGCCATTATCTTAGCACTTATGTTTGCTCTTGGGATTTTTACGCTCCCAACACGATTAAAAGATAAGATCCGTGTATTTTCGTTTATGTTCGAATCCATTCCTGATGTTCTCATTGCGATTGGAATGCAGTTCTTTATTATCTGGTTTTTTAAGAAGACGAATATTCTCTTGTTTCAGATTGTATCTTTGTATGACCAAAAAACTTATTTTGTACCGATCTTTTGTTTAACTGTATTGCCAACTCTGCTTATTTTGAGGATACTGCTCCTTAATATGGAAGAGGAGTTCAAAAAACAATACATTGATACTGCTAAGAGTAAAGGGATTGGCAGATTTCGCATTCTCTGGAGGCATGTACTTCCGAACACGCTGTTAAGTGTCTTTCATCAATCTCGCAATATCCTCTGGTTTATGCTTTCTAATCTATTAATGGTTGAATACTTGTTTAATATCTATGGAGTTACAACATTGGTAAGAGAGATGGGGAACCCAGCTATTTTTACGATTTCTATGCTTCTATTATTTTTACCCATGTTTCTATTTTTTACGGCTCTTAGAATTTTTACGTATAAGTGGGTGGGTGAAAAATGA
- a CDS encoding C40 family peptidase: MKRILLAFVSLGLAALLILGGVTAAKASPSYDQEVTETAKLYKGTPFKWGGTTPKGFDASGFTKYIFKTTVVNKDIPRTSATQYKGGAAVVKGKEKMGDLVFFKTNGKSISFVGIYLGNKEFIAATSKGVRIQSLNTKYWKDSYAGARRYLP; this comes from the coding sequence ATGAAACGTATACTGCTGGCATTTGTTTCATTAGGGCTCGCTGCACTATTAATTCTAGGTGGTGTAACCGCAGCAAAAGCTTCTCCATCCTATGACCAGGAAGTAACTGAAACAGCTAAACTCTACAAGGGAACTCCATTTAAGTGGGGAGGCACAACGCCAAAAGGGTTTGATGCATCAGGTTTTACTAAATATATTTTTAAAACAACTGTAGTGAATAAAGACATTCCAAGAACTTCAGCAACTCAATATAAAGGAGGAGCGGCTGTTGTGAAAGGCAAAGAAAAAATGGGTGATCTCGTTTTCTTTAAAACAAACGGTAAAAGCATTTCTTTTGTCGGGATCTATCTAGGAAACAAGGAATTTATTGCAGCCACTTCTAAGGGGGTTCGCATCCAGTCTTTAAACACAAAGTACTGGAAAGACAGTTATGCAGGAGCCCGTCGATATTTACCATAA
- a CDS encoding TetR/AcrR family transcriptional regulator, with amino-acid sequence MPKVSAQYKEEKRNHILESALKCFGEKGYQATIIDDIVKDSNISKGAIYNYFESKEEIYLQLLKKRTNTFFEEMDEVNAHLTSAKQKLANLFKRFKKQELKEDDQQTMRVYIEFWLFGSRQEDLRKILAERYNRFIDYIVNIIVEGQQSGEIKKEIDPQNISRIFWAIRDGNVLHYSFLGEEEQYRIAWDTIEEMFLNYVQQ; translated from the coding sequence ATGCCTAAAGTTTCAGCTCAGTATAAAGAAGAGAAACGAAACCACATACTTGAGAGCGCCTTAAAGTGCTTCGGTGAAAAAGGATATCAAGCGACTATTATTGATGATATCGTGAAAGATTCAAACATTAGTAAAGGTGCTATCTATAATTATTTCGAAAGCAAAGAAGAGATATATTTACAGCTTCTAAAAAAACGCACCAATACGTTTTTTGAAGAAATGGATGAAGTGAATGCACACCTAACCAGTGCGAAACAAAAACTTGCGAATCTCTTTAAGCGATTTAAAAAGCAAGAATTAAAAGAAGATGATCAGCAGACAATGCGTGTTTATATTGAGTTTTGGCTTTTTGGCTCGAGGCAAGAAGATTTAAGAAAAATTCTTGCAGAGAGATACAACCGCTTTATCGACTATATTGTAAATATTATAGTAGAAGGCCAGCAGTCCGGTGAAATTAAGAAGGAAATTGACCCGCAGAACATTTCAAGGATCTTTTGGGCAATTCGTGACGGCAATGTATTGCATTATTCTTTTTTAGGGGAAGAAGAGCAATACCGAATTGCCTGGGATACAATTGAAGAAATGTTCTTAAACTATGTGCAGCAATAA
- the yjcZ gene encoding sporulation protein YjcZ produces the protein MFGKRQQQRNWGYPGYGYGCCNPCGGYGYGGGYGYGSGGGVFALIVVLFILLIIIGATLR, from the coding sequence ATGTTTGGAAAGAGACAACAACAACGTAACTGGGGTTATCCCGGATATGGTTACGGGTGCTGCAACCCTTGTGGCGGTTATGGCTATGGCGGCGGCTACGGATACGGAAGCGGCGGCGGAGTGTTCGCTTTAATTGTAGTGCTTTTTATCCTTCTCATCATCATTGGTGCGACGTTGAGATAA
- a CDS encoding metal-dependent hydrolase, translating into MDTITHTLFGLTLYGAANRSNMDKLHKRALLLTTVVGSQIPDIDVVVNLTETGRIMQQMWHRGLTHSFFLIPIWGIVIYYLSRLLFKVKDRRIFYWALLAVFIHDTSDLFNTWGTGYIEPFSSYRVTFGTIPIVDFVFWFLMLAGFIVSRKKEANERYKVFRVVWLLMIAHVAIQSAQGYIIYNEAKEKYEDVALAAGFVPTQFQVIGKDGNEVEIVKDSIFIKPQVEHRLISKDEADLARLFEENPRAKTLHEWSPFVVVVEENDKLGIYDPRFYRNGESFLYEFIKK; encoded by the coding sequence ATGGATACAATTACACATACTTTATTTGGATTAACCCTTTATGGAGCTGCAAATAGATCTAATATGGATAAGTTACATAAAAGAGCACTCCTGCTTACAACCGTAGTAGGCAGTCAAATACCTGATATTGACGTGGTCGTTAACCTGACTGAAACAGGGCGAATCATGCAGCAAATGTGGCATAGAGGCTTAACGCACTCGTTTTTTCTGATACCGATCTGGGGAATCGTGATTTACTATTTGAGCCGTCTATTATTTAAAGTGAAAGACAGGCGGATTTTTTATTGGGCACTTCTAGCTGTTTTCATACACGATACGAGCGATCTTTTCAATACATGGGGAACCGGATATATTGAACCCTTCTCCAGCTATCGCGTAACATTCGGCACAATTCCAATTGTTGATTTTGTATTTTGGTTTCTGATGCTAGCTGGATTCATTGTTTCTCGAAAAAAAGAAGCCAATGAAAGGTATAAAGTATTCAGAGTGGTATGGCTGTTAATGATTGCTCATGTTGCCATCCAGTCTGCTCAGGGATATATCATCTATAATGAAGCAAAGGAAAAGTATGAAGATGTAGCACTTGCTGCAGGTTTTGTACCTACTCAATTTCAGGTGATCGGAAAAGACGGAAACGAAGTAGAGATTGTAAAAGACAGCATTTTTATAAAACCTCAAGTAGAGCACCGTTTGATCTCAAAGGATGAAGCAGATCTTGCTCGGCTATTTGAAGAGAATCCGAGAGCAAAAACACTTCATGAATGGTCTCCTTTCGTAGTTGTAGTTGAAGAGAATGACAAGCTGGGAATCTATGACCCGAGGTTTTATCGTAATGGAGAATCTTTCTTATATGAGTTCATAAAAAAGTAA